The following coding sequences are from one Vicugna pacos chromosome 11, VicPac4, whole genome shotgun sequence window:
- the GOLGA7B gene encoding golgin subfamily A member 7B isoform X2, with product MATEVHNLQELRRSASLATKVFIQRDYSDGTICQFQTKFPPELDSRIERQLFEETVKTLNSFYAEAEKIGGSSYLEGCLACATAYFIFLCMETHYEKVLKKISRYIQEQNEKIFAPRGLLLTDPVERGMRVIEISIYEDRCSSGSSSSGSSSGSGSSSGGGGGAGAR from the exons GTCCACAATCTGCAGGAGCTCCGGCGAAGTGCCTCGCTGGCCACTAAGGTCTTTATCCAGAGAGACTACAGTGATGGGACCATTTGTCAATTTCAGACCAAATTCCCCCCAGAGCTGGACAGCCGG atTGAGCGGCAGCTCTTTGAGGAGACTGTGAAGACCCTCAACAGCTTCTACGCGGAGGCCGAGAAGATTGGGGGCAGCTCCTACCTGGAGGGCTGCCTGGCCTGTGCCACGGCCTACTTCATCTTTCTCTGCATGGAGACCCACTATGAGAAG GTTCTCAAGAAGATCTCGCGCTACATCCAGGAGCAGAATGAGAAGATCTTCGCCCCTAGAGGCCTCCTACTCACAGACCCCGTGGAGCGTGGGATGAGGGTT ATCGAGATCTCCATCTATGAGGACCGGTGCAGCAGTGGCAGCtccagcagcggcagcagcagtggcagcggcagcagcagcggtgGGGGCGGCGGGGCAGGGGCCCGGTGA